The window GCTTCAGATTTGTAGCGTACAGAGGAGTCTTGTTACAGTGTGGGAGGTGAAGCCGGGTGATCCTTGAACACTGGTTTATTCATTTGGAGTCAAAATGGTGACTTTACAGCATGGCAAGAAATGATTGGCAGCTATCGCTATGTCTGGGAGGGAAGGGTAAATATTCCAAAGGATTTGCAAAATCAATGaaagtttttgggttttttttttagcaagctGATACAGAAGTGGCGTTTGGATGCACAGTATACAAAGTGTCATGACAACATCCCTATGAAAATACAAGCtactcctgtgctgtgcagaaaggaaacagctccTGTATTCTCTCTGGAGACACGCTCTTTCCATTCTGCCTCTGACTGGTTTAAAGCTGTTAAGCAGAGGGAGcgtgctgtgccctgcaggaGGTTTTCCTAGTTAGCCGTCACACTGAGCCCGTGGTGTCaggaatgttgtttttttcccttgggaAAGCAGGCTGTTATGGAAAGCTTCCACCATGAAAAGggttaatgtatttttttttccctctgggcAATGTCTAGGAAAATGGATGACGATGATGATGACATTCCCCAGCTTTCATCCCATACATTGGCTGCCCTCCAGGAATTCTatttggaacagcagcagagagagggcATGAAGACCTCCCAAGGGTTTAATCAATATTCTGTTGGCTCAATAGAAGAAGACTGGGTAAGAAACTAACCTGTAGCGAATGAGGCACATTGGCTTCACCAAGCTTTCTTTTGTGGGTAGATAATAAAAAGGCGAACACTCGGGATGTTCCTAGAGTGACCAGGCTGTTTGTGGATCATAGCACTGTGGGGTTATTCACTTCAAAATTAAGTCAGGTAAATTACatgaagaaagagaataaagtTCCCAGTAGAATCATCTGTGCCCTCTGGAGACTGAACTCCAGCCTGGTGTGTGAGGGTAGTGAAGATTGTTCCCTGGGTTTGAGACAACACAGTGTAACAAGAAggaatgttctttctttccacatgtatttctgcttgtgtttatttcttcagtgatgTGGGTGGATgccttgctgcattttttttatctcacaGTCTGACTTTCGTCTCTGAGTTTGGTTTTTTACTCTGTTTCTGATCTCATTCAGCACTtttatcctttatttccttctataTTGTcatttttcaaggtttttttttttccttttccactgaAGTAACTCAATTTAAGCAGGTGTTTATTTTGCACTTCTGCACATTGGGTTTGAACTAACCCTGTCAATGATTGGTTCTCCTGCTACCGTAGGGGCTTTAGAAATCACACAGTGTAAGCTGCCTGCTGTTTGGCCTTggttttcagaattaaaaagctTCTCCAGAAAATGTCACGTTTGTAGTTTGTGAACCAAGAAGTTGCAATGGATTTGGGTTTTCTTCAAATAGGGCTCTCAACCCAATTGTGCGTAACACAATCAGAAGATACAATGTTGCTTATAATtgtgcattgtttttctcagcAACTGAGCCAGTTCTGGTACAGTGATGAGACTGCATCATGCCTGGCTAATGAAGCAATTGTGGCTGCAGGAAAAGGTGGCAGGTAGGACTTAATAGCTACCTTGTAGGTTTAATGTGTCTTTTCTGTAATTGTTCCATTTATGCAGAGAGAGCGTGCAGTGTAACTCATTACGTTTTGTACCTCATCTTTCTTTGGTGGAGGTGTTGCAGAAATGCCTTGCCGTTACTTAATCAGTAGTTCCTACTGAACTTGTTCTGAATTGCAGTGAAAGGCCATCTGATCCAACCCCCTGCATGAaaagggacacctacagctccaccaggtgctcagagccccatccggCCTGACACTGAGTGTCTCCAGGAACGCGGcatccaccgcctctctggACAACCCGTGCCAGTAACAGAAGTCTGCtatggatcttcttttttttttctctgagaaataCAATGAGCTCCAGAGCACATTAAAGActtctaattcttttttctattttcatacatttctgcagaacagatgGAAAAACTTTTCCCTCTTAGTTCTGCAAggattttcatctgaaaatgagttttcaaaCCTATTTCATTGCTCCTGTGAAATAAGTTTTTCACTCTGGTTGTGTACATTACCCAGGGTGAATGTTTAAGATGTTTTCTCATAGCAGCCCTGAGAACTTATGGAATTGTCttcattgtaattatttttgttgccttttgaAATCAgccttttaatattttatgtgtCTTTTTTCAGGATAGCCTGTGTCAGTGCACCGAGTGTGTACCAGAAGCTGAGAGAACAGGGTGGCGCAGATTTTTCCGTGTGTATCCTGGAGTATGACAGAAGGTTTTCTGTGTATGGAGAAGAATTTATCTTCTATGACTACAACAACCCTTTGAACTTACCTGAACATCTCCTGCCGCACAGTTTTGACATCGTAGTAGCAGATCCACCCTATCTGTCCGAGGAGTGTCTTCAAAAGACTGCAGAGACCATCAAATACTTAACCAAAGGAAAGATTCTGCTTTGCACAGgtataattaataaaaatatgtagGTCGCCAGTAAGCTGCTCTTCTGTCTCAAAAGGCACACGCACTCAAGTGAGAAAAATCCCAACTCGATAATACTAATTCATAGGTAATTCTAGGAAGAATATATGCCCAGAAGAGGGTAAGCTTGTAGTGGTATGCTTTAGTTCCAcgtttatttttcattgaagaTATGTGTATTTTAATAGTTAAAATCTGTACCTTTTTCTTACTGCATTATGAATTTTACTAAATTATTGAAGAGCTGTTAAGATCACCCTGCAAAGTCCCAAAGCCTTTGCTTGGTGAACTGGGATGGTTTCAGCTGAGTGTTTGAAACAAGAAcgaaaaaaagacaacttttctctttttcttgtccGTATCACCTGCTCCTCACTGGTAAATATTGCAGTCGCAGTGTGAACGAGCGCTGGAGAATTCTGCCATTGGTTCAAATATTGGTTCTTAGGCATTGAAATGCTGCAAGAGGAACTAAAAATcggtggttacagcagtgaaACCGGAAGACCTCCTGAGCGCATTTGCAGGGCCTTCTTCATGAAGATGCACTTGATAGCTTTAAGAAGCTACGAGCATCTGCCTTGGTTATGGTGGTTCTTAAAGCTGTAACCTTACAATAAGACAtctgaagacattcaagaaacttttgcaaaacaaaaaccaaaggaCAAAAACCCTCTGTATGTACAATTCTGGGCAGTCAACCAAGTAggcaaaatagagaaaaatgaaaataacatctGGACATAGAAAGTCTCCTTCTTTGTTTAATTGTAAAAGACAGTCATGCATAAagtgctgagatttttttcctaaaatggaTAAGCGGGCCTTCAGTTTACACAATTTGACAAATACTCCTCAAGGAAACGATTTCTCAGTGTGGAGCCATAAATATCACACTGtggtttatttaaataaaacagtataTGTAATCTGTTTGCATTTCCCATGCTCCCCACCATGAAATGTGTCTGCCACGTAGCAATAAGACTGAGttcacatttctcttttctgtgaaaGGGGCACCGATCTCAACCCCTCTACCTGTTTTTAAGAAACTTTCAGGATGTTCTTCCATTCTTTCATGCTTAAAAAGCCCAAAACTTCAGTTGCTGAAGGGACAGTTAACAAAGTGACAGTGCAGCTGCTTTAAGTCTGTtccctaaagaaaaaaagaggcaggCAATTGGCAGGGGCTAATAAAAAGTCCAAACATTCTGATATTGCTACTGTTTTCTCACCGACTACCAATTATTTTTGCTGCAGGTGCAATCATGGAGGAACAGGCAGCAAAGCATCTTGGTGTGAAGATATGCAAGTTTATTCCAAAACACTCTCGAAATTTAGCTAATGAATTTCGATGTTATGTGAACTATGCTTCTGGACTGGACTGATTCTTGGGAGAAGATCTCTAACTTTCTCAATCAAgttactttgtatttttttctcagtgactCCACAACCCTGAAAAGTTCCACTCCAAGCAGTATTTTCTCGGCTAGAATTAATCAACACAGGATGGTAgtgtttctcttttaaatgtgtAAGCATTGGCAAGTGTTGTTTACCTTACTTGTTAGGTAAGTGGGGACACAAACAATACAGGTTCTGCATAATGGGAACTTCTTTGTTAGAGTTCCATTCCGACCAGTAGTTTTTACCACTGGAGTACTTTTCATTGACCTCTCTGAAGTGATTTTAGCTGGTTGGCCTCTAACACCACTTAAGTGCCTGCCCCACAGACGTCAGAACTGTCCGCTGCATCAAAACTGATGACTCGGTAGCTGACGATAGAAAGAGCATGAATATTGGTCTCACCTTTGAGGGCTGTTTGTTCTCAACATGACGTGTTCAGATTCATTATCCAGCAGGCTGATATTTTTATAAAGAATAactaaagagaaaacacatcTCATTCTGGGTGGGTCTCTCCAGTTCCTTTTTATATTAATCAAAGATTTGCCAACTAAGATAAGACCTACTAACTATTATTGTCACCAGAGtggttttaaaaaagaagcaaaatgcagtTCTTGTTTCACCTTTTATGGTTTTTTCAAAAACCCAgactttgtttttgtaaaagATAAGATCTATTTTGTCATCAATCATCACCATGTaaacttgtgtgtgtgtgtcatgcTTGAAAAAAGTCATGTTAAACATCTCTGTGCAGCAGTAcagtgcatttattttgcaatgCAGAATAAACATGAGCAACAAAAACTGatgaactttaaaaacaaagcaagaaatacCCAACTAGACTTTTGTATTCACTAGCTCAGCTTATCTCTAAATGTTGGTATAAACCTCATGTCTCCTTGAGAAAATCACAGTAAGGATTCCCCCCAGAGACAGAGCTTTGCTTTCATTAAGAATCCTATATGTAAGTGTGGCAAAATCAGCCTAAAATATGAAGTAAATGCCACACATCAGCCAGTTGTCTAAATTAGTGCTTCAGGCTGTGTCCATCAGTTCTCCCTTTGAATTACTCCTATTGCTGGCTAGGAAAC of the Gallus gallus isolate bGalGal1 chromosome 1, bGalGal1.mat.broiler.GRCg7b, whole genome shotgun sequence genome contains:
- the EEF1AKMT1 gene encoding EEF1A lysine methyltransferase 1 isoform X1 is translated as MDDDDDDIPQLSSHTLAALQEFYLEQQQREGMKTSQGFNQYSVGSIEEDWQLSQFWYSDETASCLANEAIVAAGKGGRIACVSAPSVYQKLREQGGADFSVCILEYDRRFSVYGEEFIFYDYNNPLNLPEHLLPHSFDIVVADPPYLSEECLQKTAETIKYLTKGKILLCTGAIMEEQAAKHLGVKICKFIPKHSRNLANEFRCYVNYASGLD